The sequence below is a genomic window from Alphaproteobacteria bacterium.
TAAATCGATTTTGAATAGCCATAACCCAAGGGAGAATCAACTCTCCCGCCTGAGCGCCCAAGATGCTTGCCCCTAAAACATACCCTTTGGGGGATATCAACACTTTAATTTTCCCTACCGTCTTGCGTTCTGTTTGTGCTCGATCATTCTTCTCGAAGGGAAACCTCAAAACCTTATGAGCAACACCCGCCTGCAGAAGCTGAGCTTCTGTTGCGCCAACATGAGCAAGTTCAGGATCCGTATAGGTGACCCAAGGGATGGCATGTGCTTGAACCTTTGCCTTAAGGCCAAATATACTGTTACGAATGGCTAACCCTGCATGGTATCCCGCGACGTGTGTAAACTGATAACCCCCTGTACAATCGCCAATCGCATAGACTTTTGGGTTAGTTGTTTTCAGGTACTCATCAACAATAATTCCCTTTTGAGAGTACTCAATCCCAGCGGATTCAAGATTCAGGGAGTCAACATTGGCCTGACGCCCTGTCGCAATAAGGAGATGGGAACATTTAAGGGTCTGAATTGTTTGATCAGTGTCGACATAGGACACATTCGTTGCCTGGCCCTTTGACTGAATTTTCAGTATTTTGATGTGTTCTTTGAGGACAATATCCTCTGCTCGCAAAATCTCTATCAGGGTAGTAGTAAGCTCTGGATCATCCTTAGGCAAGGCAGTAAATGCCTCAAGAATGGTTACCTGACTGCCCAATCGGCGGAAAGCCTGTGCCATCTCAACGCCAATGGGCCCTCCCCCTATGACAACAAGATGGTCAGGTAATACTTGAAGATCGAAGATTGATTCATTAGTATAAAACGGTACTTGTTGAAGTCCCTCTATTGGCGGAAT
It includes:
- a CDS encoding FAD-dependent oxidoreductase, which gives rise to MARKLVKKERKADFCVIGAGSGGLSFAAAAVQMGASVILVERGVMGGDCLNYGCIPSKALIAASKFAHEFKRCEDFGWSLKSPKADFKQVHRHVHKVISAIAPHDSVERFEKLGVKVIQGEAVFRDKATLESPSHIIHAKRYILATGSRPFIPPIEGLQQVPFYTNESIFDLQVLPDHLVVIGGGPIGVEMAQAFRRLGSQVTILEAFTALPKDDPELTTTLIEILRAEDIVLKEHIKILKIQSKGQATNVSYVDTDQTIQTLKCSHLLIATGRQANVDSLNLESAGIEYSQKGIIVDEYLKTTNPKVYAIGDCTGGYQFTHVAGYHAGLAIRNSIFGLKAKVQAHAIPWVTYTDPELAHVGATEAQLLQAGVAHKVLRFPFEKNDRAQTERKTVGKIKVLISPKGYVLGASILGAQAGELILPWVMAIQNRFKISALANVIAPYPTFSEVSKRVSGIYYAEKLFSPLMQKIVKGIMRLKK